CGGGAGGTGCTTCTGGGAGCAGGTGGGGGTGAAGGCGCCGGGGACGGCGAAGAGGATAGCCTTCTTGTTCTTGGTGAGGTCGGAGATGGTGGTGGTCTGGAGCTCGCCGGCGGGGTCGAAGTAGGAGAGCGTGGCGTCTGGGAGCTTGTCGCCGACGGCGATGGAGGCGGAGATTGTGGATTTGGGTGTGGCGGTGGTGGAGAGTTTGAGGGGTTTTGGGTGGTTGTTGTGAAGTTTGAGGGGGAGAGACGTGAAGAAGGGTTTACAGAAGAGGGTTTTGGCGGTTGGGAAGAGAGAGGTTGAGGTTCtggcggagagagagagagtggtggAGGCAGAGAGGAGTCTGGAGACGGAGAGCGAGGCTGCCATTgctgtgtgtgtatgtgtttgaCTGAGAATGAGAGGaagtgtgtgtgtttgtttagGTGATTTTGGTTTGGGTTGGGGATTTGGGCGGACGGAACAATGAGGGGCTGAGATGTCACCCGATATTTTGGAGTGATTTTTAAGGTACTCTTTTGTTTGGGCCTTTTGGGTCATAAGAACATTCGCAAGGACTCTTTGaataaaatctaaatttgagaagaaaaaaaaaatttattttatcaatttctctactttaattagatattattattttgagaagagggtaaaaaaataagcttaaaaaattatataactttaacTTTTTGACTCTTAAAATGTATGAAGCATCTAtaacaagcattaaatataaagtaaaacAGAGAGCTTGTTAAATAAGTGTTTTTATaagttttgttaaatttttagagaaaaattaaatataaagagcTCATTGTGAATTCTCTAAGCGGCGGGCAGTGGTAATAACATAATCAAagtttacttataaaaagaataaaattaaagtgAGGtgaaacccataaaaaaaaaataataataataataaattgaattttcaTCGATTATATAATGAAGCTCCTGAGTTTGAAGAGTAAAATTGTCGCGAGTGATAAAAACATAGGTAGTTTGTGGTCCATGGCCTTAGAGCCCATGGCGCCTTGAAATGCGTTGATCTGCCACCTAATCTCCATGGCCCAGAGAGAGCAAGATTTTTCACCCACGAGCAATTTATATGCCAAGATTCCAAGGAATATGATTCATGAGGGCCGGGATTCCCTAATTCCCATGCTCTCTGCTCTCAGAGTCTCAGTAATTGAGTAG
Above is a genomic segment from Corylus avellana chromosome ca9, CavTom2PMs-1.0 containing:
- the LOC132192209 gene encoding peroxiredoxin-2E, chloroplastic — encoded protein: MAASLSVSRLLSASTTLSLSARTSTSLFPTAKTLFCKPFFTSLPLKLHNNHPKPLKLSTTATPKSTISASIAVGDKLPDATLSYFDPAGELQTTTISDLTKNKKAILFAVPGAFTPTCSQKHLPGFVDKSKDLKAKGVDTIACISVNDAFVMKAWKENLNINDEVLLLSDGNGDFTRAIGCELDLSDKPVGLGVRSRRYALLAEDGVVKVLNLEEGGAFTFSGAEDILKAL